One part of the Ralstonia pickettii genome encodes these proteins:
- a CDS encoding GGDEF domain-containing protein translates to MKAPEPAPATSSHGAWLRVAPLALWLSVAVVGVGASWFAACFVADSMGARDMQQMVDARRQLAAQVAEGMSSQITADVALLRALPQTLAQIDAIPRAVARVDTRRWNLMDQGSCAEEAMSHPEVVDIDAFLNATAGNLGLDYVWVVNQHNYVVLANNAGHADSFVGVQLSMQPYMKEAMLGGLGEQFTIGPVTGVPGLFFAAPVYDAGGYLVATMGTKVSLARLQHWVSHPTSLVTDPNGLIILSTDASLVGKVLPDARLQHMGASDRYNAYQRVDFEPWPYQPTARAHRDVPAWVPAEVRDTLAWREGSAMPSLTVSRNASADLTVVVAEPLPAWGQQIANHARNRMIGFVLFVSVLVTFALVAWSLVRERQHHRVTRHLNQRLQRTNSALANEAHFDHLTGVLTRRRFLALFDTVLARAHNRAEPLVLVLADLDHFKRINDTWGHAVGDMALQRFASLATGVLRSSDLVGRLGGEEFAMVMGRTTLETATEVAERLRTAVAETDESFPTGLSMTVSMGMTVCRPGDTASEMLKRADLALYRAKESGRNRHVAG, encoded by the coding sequence GTGAAGGCGCCTGAGCCCGCCCCTGCAACGTCGTCGCACGGCGCCTGGCTGCGCGTTGCGCCGCTGGCGCTTTGGCTGTCGGTGGCGGTGGTGGGCGTAGGAGCGTCGTGGTTTGCCGCCTGTTTCGTGGCGGATTCGATGGGTGCGCGCGACATGCAGCAGATGGTCGATGCGCGGCGCCAGTTGGCTGCGCAGGTAGCGGAGGGAATGTCGAGCCAGATCACCGCCGACGTGGCCCTGCTGCGCGCGCTGCCGCAGACGCTCGCGCAGATCGACGCTATCCCGCGCGCGGTGGCGCGCGTCGACACCCGGCGCTGGAACTTGATGGACCAGGGCTCATGTGCCGAAGAGGCGATGTCGCACCCGGAAGTGGTCGACATCGATGCTTTCCTCAACGCCACCGCAGGCAATCTCGGGCTGGACTACGTGTGGGTCGTGAACCAACACAATTACGTGGTGCTGGCCAATAACGCCGGTCATGCCGATTCGTTCGTCGGCGTGCAGTTGAGCATGCAGCCGTACATGAAGGAGGCGATGCTCGGTGGCCTGGGCGAGCAGTTCACGATCGGCCCGGTGACGGGCGTGCCGGGCCTGTTCTTCGCCGCGCCGGTATATGACGCCGGAGGTTACCTGGTCGCAACAATGGGCACCAAAGTGAGCCTCGCGAGGCTGCAGCACTGGGTATCGCACCCGACATCGTTGGTGACCGATCCGAACGGCTTGATCATTCTGTCGACCGATGCATCGCTGGTCGGCAAGGTCCTGCCGGATGCTCGCCTGCAGCACATGGGCGCCAGCGACCGGTACAACGCCTACCAACGCGTCGACTTCGAGCCCTGGCCCTATCAGCCTACCGCGAGGGCGCATCGCGATGTGCCCGCCTGGGTGCCGGCCGAGGTGCGCGATACGCTGGCCTGGCGCGAGGGCAGTGCGATGCCATCGCTGACCGTGTCGCGCAATGCCAGTGCGGACCTCACGGTCGTCGTGGCCGAGCCGCTGCCGGCGTGGGGCCAGCAAATCGCCAACCATGCGCGCAACCGCATGATCGGCTTTGTGCTGTTCGTGAGTGTGTTGGTGACGTTCGCGCTGGTGGCGTGGTCTTTGGTGCGCGAGCGGCAGCACCACCGCGTGACGCGCCATCTGAACCAGCGGCTGCAGCGCACCAACAGCGCGCTCGCCAACGAGGCGCATTTCGACCATCTGACCGGTGTGCTGACGCGCCGCCGCTTCCTGGCGCTGTTCGATACGGTGCTCGCGCGTGCGCACAATCGTGCCGAACCGCTTGTGCTCGTGCTGGCCGATCTGGATCACTTCAAGCGCATCAATGACACATGGGGCCACGCTGTGGGGGACATGGCGCTGCAGCGCTTTGCGTCGCTTGCCACGGGCGTACTGCGCAGCAGTGACTTGGTCGGGCGCTTGGGCGGCGAGGAATTTGCCATGGTGATGGGCCGCACCACGCTGGAAACCGCCACCGAGGTGGCGGAGCGCCTGCGTACGGCGGTGGCCGAGACGGACGAAAGCTTCCCGACCGGGCTGTCGATGACCGTCAGCATGGGCATGACGGTCTGCCGGCCGGGCGATACTGCCTCGGAGATGCTCAAGCGCGCCGATCTGGCGCTGTATCGCGCCAAGGAAAGCGGGCGTAACCGGCACGTGGCCGGCTGA
- a CDS encoding chloride channel protein, with translation MQALEHQPHRRDFATDTTLFRTTALAVVIAAFATLAAVALLNLIRFFTNLFFFQTLSLADRSPAANTLGAWVIAVPLIGGLIVGLMARFGSEKIRGHGIPEAIEAILFGKSKMSPKVAVLKPLSSGIVIGSGGPFGAEGPIIMTGGAIGSLFAQFFKLTAAERKTLLVAGATAGMTAVFGTPVAALLLAVELLLFEWRPRSMLPVAVACAVAGFLRVLVLEPGPLFPLDTAPATLPALGSCVVAGLLCGALARSLSMALYKTEDLFGRLPIHWMWWPAIGGLVVGIGGYFEPRALGVGYDVIGDLLHNHLAIRVALALLVVKAIIWVIALGSGTSGGVLAPLLMMGAGLGVLIGPVLPGGDPGLWPLVCMAAMLAGVLGAPLTAIVFAFGLTHDVNALLPILLAVAVSYGFVVLTMPRSIMTEKIARRGFHIYREYAVDPLERHAVEEVMTRSVQTIDAQATLADTLADRFGATQAHRAFPVVRGGPNGTLIGMLDRDALLAGQKRGAVTVAELFGANAPVMALPGETCRIVATRLAVHGLERLPVVADSQSRALVGIVSRSDLVKPSLAFFDEEQRRERFRRVPLSGTRTHLELRRRRAGRVAR, from the coding sequence ATGCAAGCCCTTGAACACCAACCGCATCGGCGCGACTTCGCGACCGACACCACGCTGTTCCGCACCACTGCGCTGGCGGTCGTCATCGCGGCGTTTGCCACATTGGCCGCCGTGGCGCTGCTCAACCTGATCCGCTTCTTCACCAACCTGTTCTTCTTCCAGACGTTGTCGCTGGCGGACCGCTCGCCGGCCGCCAACACGCTGGGCGCCTGGGTGATTGCGGTACCGCTCATCGGTGGGCTGATCGTCGGGCTGATGGCGCGCTTCGGCTCGGAGAAGATCCGCGGCCACGGCATTCCCGAGGCCATCGAGGCCATCCTGTTCGGCAAAAGCAAGATGTCGCCGAAGGTGGCGGTGCTCAAGCCGCTGTCGTCGGGCATCGTGATCGGCAGCGGCGGCCCGTTTGGCGCGGAAGGCCCGATCATCATGACGGGCGGCGCGATCGGCTCGCTGTTCGCGCAGTTCTTCAAGCTGACGGCCGCCGAGCGCAAGACGCTGCTGGTGGCTGGCGCCACGGCCGGCATGACGGCCGTGTTCGGCACGCCCGTGGCCGCGCTGCTGCTGGCGGTGGAACTGCTGCTGTTCGAATGGCGCCCGCGCAGCATGCTGCCCGTGGCGGTGGCATGCGCGGTGGCGGGCTTCCTGCGTGTACTGGTGCTGGAGCCCGGCCCCCTCTTCCCGCTGGACACCGCACCCGCGACGCTGCCTGCGCTGGGCTCGTGCGTGGTCGCCGGATTGCTGTGCGGCGCGCTGGCGCGCTCGCTGTCGATGGCGCTGTACAAAACCGAAGACCTGTTCGGCCGCCTGCCGATCCACTGGATGTGGTGGCCGGCCATCGGCGGCCTGGTGGTTGGCATTGGCGGCTATTTCGAGCCGCGTGCGCTGGGCGTCGGCTACGACGTCATCGGGGATTTGCTGCACAACCATCTCGCCATCCGCGTGGCGCTGGCGCTGCTGGTGGTCAAGGCCATCATCTGGGTGATCGCGCTGGGCTCGGGCACGTCGGGCGGGGTGCTTGCCCCGCTGCTGATGATGGGCGCCGGCTTGGGGGTGTTGATCGGCCCGGTGCTCCCCGGCGGCGACCCGGGCCTGTGGCCGCTCGTGTGCATGGCGGCCATGCTGGCCGGCGTCCTGGGCGCCCCGCTCACAGCCATCGTCTTCGCCTTCGGGCTCACACACGATGTGAACGCGCTGCTGCCGATTCTGCTGGCGGTGGCGGTGTCCTACGGTTTTGTCGTGCTGACCATGCCGCGCTCGATCATGACCGAGAAGATCGCGCGACGCGGCTTCCACATCTATCGCGAATACGCTGTTGACCCGCTCGAGCGCCACGCCGTGGAAGAGGTGATGACGCGTTCGGTGCAGACCATCGACGCACAGGCCACGCTGGCCGATACACTCGCCGACCGCTTTGGCGCCACGCAGGCGCACCGAGCGTTTCCCGTGGTGCGAGGTGGGCCGAATGGCACGTTGATCGGCATGCTCGACCGCGATGCGCTGCTGGCGGGCCAGAAGCGCGGTGCCGTCACCGTGGCCGAGTTGTTTGGTGCGAATGCCCCCGTGATGGCGCTGCCCGGTGAGACCTGCCGCATCGTCGCCACGCGCTTGGCAGTGCATGGGCTGGAGCGGCTGCCGGTGGTGGCCGATTCACAATCACGCGCGCTGGTGGGCATTGTCTCGCGCAGCGATTTGGTCAAGCCGTCGCTCGCGTTTTTTGATGAAGAACAGCGCCGCGAGCGCTTCCGCCGTGTGCCGCTGTCAGGCACGCGAACGCATCTTGAACTGCGCCGTCGGCGCGCAGGCCGCGTCGCGCGGTAA
- a CDS encoding NAD-dependent epimerase/dehydratase family protein, with the protein MMNQSVARPSKPAPRLGLPRVLIVGCGDVGQRCLTLLRTRFRVFAVTSRLEGRAALREAGAVPIVANLDDAASLRRLRGLSPRVLHLAPPPAVGNDDPRTAALLHTLAQPSPDSTATKHRILPERARRTGGLTGRLKTPLQARAFVYASTSGVYGDAGGAWVDESRPVKPRTARAQRRVAAERRVRWFGAGGAWRTSILRIPGIYAADRLPVARLERGTPALRAQDDVYTNHIHADDLARAVIAALFRGRPQRIVHATDASELRMGDYFDAVADARGLQRPPRISRAEALQQIEPALLSFMSESRRLRNTRLARELRVALRYPTVADFLSSEV; encoded by the coding sequence ATGATGAATCAGTCAGTCGCCCGGCCATCCAAACCTGCGCCACGCCTGGGACTTCCACGCGTGCTGATCGTCGGCTGCGGCGATGTCGGGCAACGCTGCCTGACATTGCTCCGCACGCGTTTTCGCGTCTTTGCCGTCACCTCGCGTCTCGAAGGCCGCGCTGCGTTGCGCGAGGCGGGTGCCGTGCCGATTGTCGCCAATCTGGACGATGCCGCGTCGCTGCGCCGCCTGCGAGGGTTAAGCCCTCGCGTGCTGCATCTGGCACCGCCGCCTGCTGTCGGCAACGATGATCCACGTACGGCCGCGCTGCTGCATACGCTGGCGCAACCGTCTCCGGATTCCACCGCCACAAAGCACCGCATTTTACCCGAGCGGGCGCGCAGGACGGGTGGCCTCACTGGCCGCTTGAAAACCCCCCTCCAAGCACGCGCGTTCGTGTATGCCAGCACCAGCGGGGTCTACGGCGATGCGGGCGGTGCCTGGGTCGACGAATCCCGCCCCGTGAAACCGCGCACCGCGCGTGCACAACGCCGCGTCGCCGCCGAACGCCGCGTGCGCTGGTTCGGTGCGGGCGGCGCTTGGCGCACGTCGATTTTGCGTATTCCCGGCATCTATGCAGCGGACCGGCTGCCCGTTGCCCGGCTCGAACGCGGAACGCCCGCGTTGCGCGCGCAGGACGATGTCTACACCAACCACATCCACGCCGATGACCTGGCCCGCGCGGTCATTGCCGCGCTGTTCCGGGGGAGACCGCAGCGCATCGTGCATGCCACAGACGCATCGGAGCTGCGCATGGGCGATTACTTTGACGCCGTGGCCGACGCGCGCGGCTTGCAGCGCCCGCCGCGCATTTCCCGCGCGGAGGCCCTCCAGCAGATCGAGCCTGCGCTGCTGTCCTTCATGAGCGAGTCGCGCCGGCTGCGCAACACGCGGCTTGCGCGCGAGTTGCGCGTGGCGCTGCGCTACCCGACGGTGGCGGATTTCCTGAGCAGCGAGGTCTGA